The DNA segment GTGAGCTGCTGGCCTTCGGCTGGGCGGTGACCTTCTTGCCGTCGGGGCTCAGGACGTACCACTTGGCGCCGAACTGGGTGAGGCCCTGGCCGTTGAGATCGCCGGGCTTGCGGTCACCCAGGTACGTGTAGAGCGGGTGGCCCTTGTAGGTGACCTGCTTGGCGCCCCCGCTGCGGAGCGACGTCCCCAGCAGCTTCGTCTGCACCCCGCTGTCCGCGGTCGGCTTGTCCTTGGCCAGCAGCGGCGGCCACGCCTTGGCGCAGGCACCCGAGCAGGTCGACTTGGTGGTCTTGTCCGCCTCGAAGAGGTAGAGCGTCCGGCCCTTGCCGGTGACGAGGATCTTGCCCAGCGGGGTTTTCCTGACCATGACCGTCTTCATCGCGGTCATGGCCGACGGGCTGCTCGACGCCGTCATGCTGCTGGACGGCGAGGAGCCGGCCCCGCTGTCCTGTGCCTTCGATCCGCTCGCGCCGGAACAGCCGCTGACCGCCGCGGCGAAAAGGCCGACCGCAGCTACGGCGGCCGCTGTACTGGTAGTGCTCCTCATGGGTGCTCCTCCGGTCGGCCGCCGGACGGGCGGCGCTGGTGGCCGGCCCGGAGCGGGCCGCCGGATCCACTGGACCGCGAGTCCCGGCGGCGGGCCACCCGGAAGAGCCGTCCGGAGTACGGTCCCGGAGGCCCGGGAGCCCGGCGACTGCTACGAGGCGCCCGGAGCGTCCGCCCGCCGGGTCTGCTCCGGAGCGCGCCTGCGCCTGCGCCACAGCACCAGGGGCACGGCACCCATCAGACCGGCCGCGGCGGGGGCCGACGCCGCGGCGGCGCTGAGACCGGGCTGGCCGAAGGTGGCGGGGACCGGCAGGTTGTTCAGCCGGTTGAGCGGCCAGGCGATGACCTCGGCACGCCCCACGACGTCCTTCACCGGGACGGAGCCGCCGCCCTTCTTGTCCTGGTGGTAGCGGGAGTCCTCCGAGTACTGCCGGTGGTCGCCCATGACCCAGAGGTGGTTCTTGGGCACCTTGATCTTGAACTGGCTCTGCGGGTCCGTGCTGCACGGGGTGTTGCCGGCGAAGACGTACGGCTCCTTGAGGGCCTTGCCGTTCACCTTCACCGGTCCCGTGCCCTTGCACTCCACGGTGTCGCCGCCGACCCCGATGACCCGCTTGATCAGATCCCTCTCATTGGCGGACGGCATCAGCCCGATGAAGCTCAGCCCCTTCTGGACGGGGTTGGGCTTGCTGACCGGCTCGTCCCCCAGCCAGCCGTCCGGGTCGTGGAAGACGACGACCTCGCCGCGGTGCGGCTCCGCGCCGAACCACGGGGTCAGCTTGTCGACCAGCACACGGTCGCCGGTCTGCAGCGTGTTCTGCATGGAGTCCGACGGGATGGAGAACGCCTGCAGCAGGAACGTCTTGATCAGCAGCGCGAGCACCAGCGCGATGACGACGAGCAGCGGCAGCTCCTTCCACAAGGAACGCTGCGTGCTCCTGGTGGTCCTGCCGTGCCCCGGGTCCCGCGCGTCCGACGCGTCGCTCTCCTGGCCTGACTCCGTGCCGACCGTCACATCGCCCACCCTCACCGCATCCGGGACCTCGCATTTCACCCAGATCTTCGCACGCATCCCGCTCTGCCCGGCTCACGCCTTTATCCCGGGCACATCCGGCTCCGGCCTCCGGGGCCGACGGGCGGGGCCGGCCCGGAGCCGGAGCTCCGGGCCGGGGGTGCGGGCCGGGGGTGCGGTACGGCACCCCCGGCCCGCACCCCCGGCCGCGGTGGCCACTGCCCGGGACGGTCACAGCACGGACGGTCGGGCACCGACGGCCGTGCTACGGACGGAAGCGCAGCACGCTCGGGTCGTGGTCGCTGTTCTGGTCGGCGAACTCGGCGTTGATGTGGACGATGTCCAGCTGGTAGTCGCGGACCGACGGGCTCACCAGGATCTGGTCCAGGATCTGCGAGTTTCCCTCGAAGACGTAGGAGTACCGCTCGTTCGCCGGCAGGGAGTACGCCGTCGCCGACAGCGCCTTCCCGCCGGTGAGGATCTTCGCGGTGTCGGAGAACTCGAAGTCGTTGAGGTCGCCGAGCACGACGACCTCGGCGTCGGGCTGCACCGACCGGATCTTCTTCACGAACGCGTTCACGGCCTTGGCCTGCTCGTGGCGGGCCGTCTCCGAGCTGCGCGCCGGGGGCTGGTACTGCGAGTCGATCGCCTGGTCGCCGCCCTTCGACGCGAAGTGGTTGGCGACCAGGAAGACCTTCCTGCCCTGGAAGGTGAACTCCCCGGCGAGCGGCTTGCGGCTGTCCTTCCAGGCGGGGTTGGCGGGGTCGACGCGGCCCGGCGAGTAGGTCAGCGCGGCCCTGCCGCCCTGGGAGGTGACGCCGGTGGCGTTGGTGGCGGTGCCGCCCGGGCGGCTGGTGAAGCCGACGCGGTCCGGGTTGTAGAGGTAGCCCTGGCGGATGTTGCCGCCGGGTTCTCCGCCGTCCGCCTGGTCGACCGGGTCGATGGAGCGCCACGCGTAGTGCGGGCCGCCCGCCGCCACGATCGCGTCGATGAACTTGCCGACGGTCACATCGGACGCCACGACGCCGTCGTTCTTCGCGCCGTCGTTGTCCTGGATCTCCTCGACGGCCACGATGTCGGGGGACGAGAGGTGGTCCACGATCCCGGCCGCCAGCTTGTCGAACTTGCTCTGCGGGTCGGTCGGATCCAGGTTCTCCACGTTGTACGTGGCGACGGCCAGCTCGTCCTTCCGCTGCTTGCGGGTGACCTCCGGCTTGGTCCGGCCCGCCTTGACGGTGCCCAGCTGCCGGGCGGCCACCGTGTACGTACCGGCGAACTGGTTGTAGTCCAGCGGACCCTCGGTCGTACCGGTCAGCGAGTCACCGACATTCGCCACCGGGAAGGACCCGGCGGTGGCGGGAGCGAGGGACTGGACCATCAGCCGGCCGGTGTTCTGCGAGGAGTACCCGTTGTAGAGGGTGCCGCCGCGAGGCGTGGGGCGCTCGTCCGGCTTCACGGTGACCCACAGCTCCCCGTAGGAGTCGGTCGCGCCGGTGACGCGTGAGGTGCCGATCCGGACGTTCATGCCCTCCAGGGACTCGTAGCGGTCGAGGGCGTACTTCGTCGGCCGCAGGGTGAGGCCGTTGATGCTGCCGCCCGCCGCCTTGTCACCCGCCGGGGCGAACGTGCCGGGCACGTCACGGGAGTTGATGACGGTCGCGGCAGGCAGCGGGTTGCCCGACGAGACGACGGTCACGGACGGCTTGCCGATCTCGGTGACCGACTGGTTCCCGGAGGCGGCGCCGCCCGGTATGTATTCGTCGACCGTGCCGGAGACGGTGACCGCGTCACCCACGGCCACGGTCGGTGCGGAGCCGGTGAAGACGAAGACGCCCTCACTGGTCGCCGGGTCGGCGTCCGGGTGCGGGTCCTGGAACCAGAAGCCCTTGGAACCCGACGTCCGTACACCTGTCACGATGCCGGGCACACCGGCCACCGCCTTCCCGGCCAGCGGGGAGAGGCGGGTACTGCCCTGGACGTCGTGGATCCTGACCCCGGCTGCACCGGCCGAGGCGGGAGTGACGGCGAGCAGCCCGGCCGCCAGCGCGGCCGAGACGACGGCGGTGACGGCGGCCGGTTTGGTACGGGCGAAAGAAGGGAGAGCGCGCATCTACAGAACTCCGGAGGTGAGGGTGGAGCGGAGCGGGGCTACGTTCTACGCGCGTCAATCTCTTGTGTGGGGAGGGGAGTTGTCAAGGGTCCCGAGGTGGACGATGGCTGACGGGTACATGAACCAGGTTGCATGGGTCGAAATGCGTCTACGCTGGGGCGCCCGAACCGTATGCCCGAAGACCGCGCACTGTCGCCGGTCGGTCTCAGCCCCGAGGAGAACCACCGATGTCCGGAGACCGCCCCACTCTGCCGCCGGTGCGGCTGAACTCCGAAGCGGAACTCGCACGTGATGCGCTGGCCGCGCCCCTCCTCACCCGGGCCGTCCGGCTGGCGCGCTGGGCCGGGCCCGGCACGCGGGTCGGCGCGGGGGGCGAGCTGGTCGACGAGCAGCTGCCCGCGGCCGCGAAGGAGCTCGGTCTCGGCGCGGACGAGGACGGCGCAGCCCTGGCGAGCGAGGCGTGGCGGCTCGCCGTGGACACCGGCCTGGTCGACGTCGTCGACGCCGAGGACGCCGAAAACGCCGAGAGCGGGGACGGCGAGGGCACGGCGGCGCCCGGCGAGAACCTGGCGCTGATCACGTCGGGCAGCCCCCAGGAGATCCTGGCGCTGTGGCTCGACGGACTGGAGACCGTGCACGCCGACGCCATCGCCCCGCAGTTCGACGACTTCGCCGACCTGGTGGGCGACGACGGCGAGATCGACTTCGAGAAGCTGGAGTGGGACCCCGAGGCGGAGGCGGAGTTCCTCGACGGAGTTCTGGGGAACCTCTATCTGCTCACCGTGACGGAGACCGGCGCCCAGGACGCCCCGGTGCCGCTCCCCGCGCTGGCCGCCTCGATGATCGTCCCCGACGACATGGGCGAGCCCACGGACGACGTGCTGGAGCAGGTGTCGGAGGCGATGATGCGCCTGGACGACCAGTTCAGCCTGCTCGAACCGATCGGCCTGGTCGAGTACCACCCGGTCGACGAGGCCCTGCTGGCCGAGGAGGCGGAGTACGCGGAGGGACAGGGGGGCCCGGAGCGGCCGGTGGACGACGAGGACGTCTCCCGGTACGGCATGGTGCGGCTCACCCCGCTGGGTCTTTACGGCATCCGGGCCCGGATGCTGGATGCCGGCGTCGACGCGCCCGCCGTCGGTGAGCTCGCGGACAAGGACGCCGGCGCCCTCCTCGACGCCCTCGCGAACTTCCCCGAGGGGGCCGCCCGCGCCGAGACTGTTCTGTGGCTCAACGGACGTGAACCGGCCGCCGCCGCGAAGGAGTTGCTGTCCGCCGCACGGGGCGAGGACCGGAGCGCGCCGCTGCGCAGGCTGCACTGCCAGCAGGCGCTCTCGCTGGTGGCCGACGACGCGGCGGAGCGCGAGGTCCGCGAGGTGCTCGACGACGCGCAGCTCGGCGGGCTCGCCCGGGTCTGGCTGGCCGAGCGGGGCGCGGCCGACGTGCCCGCGCCTCCGGATTCGATGATCTTCTGGCTGGCGATCGACACGCTGGCCGCACAGCTGGACGCGGAGGGCGAGGTCGAGGAGCTGCAGGGACTCGTGGAGGGGCTGACCGGACAGCACAGCGGCTTCTTCGAGGCGGCCTGGAGGGTGGACCACCCGGCGACGGCCGAGGTGCTGGAGGCGATGGGGCAGCTGCACCCGGACAGGAAGGCGGCGAAGGACGCCCGCAAGGCGGCCTTCAAGGCGAGGTCGCGGGCCTGAGGCGGTCCACGCGGGCCTTGAGGCGGCCGGCCCCGCTGCCGGGCCGCCCCTGGGCCTGCGGCCGCGCCCGGGGGCGCGCCTGCGTGCGTTCCGGGGCGCGCACGCAGGCGTGAGGGGCGGGCGCGCGCCGCGGCGGGTGACACCGGCGCCCGCAGGCCTGCGCGCCTGCCGGCCTGTGCGGCCCGCGCCTGCCGGCCTGTGCGGCCCCGGTCCGCAGGGCTCCCGGCCTGTCCGGACCGCCGCCCCGGCTCCGTCCGGCCTTTTCGTCGGCCGGGGGCGTCCTCAAGTCCGCAGGTAGGAAGCCCCGTTGAGGTCCAGCACGGTGCCCGACGACCACTCTGCGGCCGGTGAGGCCAGCCACAGCACCGCGGCCGCGATCTCCTCGGGCGAGGCCACCCGGCCGAACGGGGACTGCGCCCGGATCGCCTCACCCTCGGCGCCGCTCAGCCGGTCCGCCACCCGCTCTGTTTCGAAGAAGCCGGGGGCGACCGACGCGACCCCGATTCCGTACGGTGCGAGGGAGACGGCCAGCGACTGGCCGAGCGCGTGCACGGCCGCCTTGGTCGCGCCGTACGCCGGGTGATCGGGCTCCCCGCGGAACGCCCCGCGCGAGCCGATGTTCACGATCCGGCCGCCGTTCCCCGCGTCGATCATGCGGTGCCCGGCGAGATGGCTGAGATGCGCGGTGGCGAGCAGATTGACGCTGACATGCTGCTGCCAGACGGCCACCCACTCCTCGTACGGAGTCCCGGGCAGCGGGTGACGGTCGTTCACGGCGGCGTTGTTCACCAGGACGTCGATGCCGCCCAGCCCGTCGGCCGCGAGCCCGGCGACTTCGGCGGCCACCGCCGGGTCCGACAGGTCGCCGCCCACCAGCACGTGGCCGGACCCCGGGAGCGCCGCGAGCGTGTGCCGGGCGTCGTCCTGCCTGGTCCCGTAGTGCACAGCAACCCGGTCCCCGTTGGCGGCGAAGGCGTGGGCGATGGCACGGCCCAGGCCTCGGGAGGCACCAGTGATGAGCACACGACGGTTGGTTGCCGAGAATTTCATCCCCTGATCATCGCAGGGAAAATCCTCGCGGGGAATCCCTGCCCAGGGCCGTGCGGCGGGACAGACATGGCGTGAGGAGGTCTCGCGGGCGCATACTGAGAGCAATGACTAAGTCAGCCGGATCCCGGCGCCACCTGCCCTCCAGTCCCTTCAACCGCCCGGCCCAGGCCGCCGCACCCATCGAGATCTTCGATGTGGGCGACCGTGTTTCGCATGATCAGTTCGGGCTCGGAAGAGTCATCGGAATCGAGGGCGACAACGACGCTGTGCTCATCGACTTCTCAGGGCGTCAGGGGAGGATCCTCAGCCCTTACGCCAAGCTGACCAAGCTCTGAGTCCGGCGAGGACAGGTCAGCGAGGTCAGTCAGGGAACGGCCGTCGGCCCTCGGCCACGAGGGCGGCGTGAGGTGACCCGGTGGAATGCCGGGTCACCTTTCCGTATGGGACCACCGGGACGGAGCGTCCCGGTGCGTCGGGCGACATTGACGACAGTGCCGGTGATAGCGACCATGAAGCAGGCAGTGGCGATGACGGCGGGGACGGCACCGGGTTGCCGCGACCGGGACCCGGCGGCGGGCAACGGGGCGACGGACGGCCGGGACGTGCTCAACCCCCGGTGAGCAGGCAGCGCTCAGTGCCCGGGAAGTGAGCGGGGGAGCATCTCCGTTTACTGCCCATACGATCCATACGACACGGAGACGTCCCCGGTTCGCAAGGAGCAGCTGATGCCGAAGCCGATGCGGGCCGATGCGCGCCGCAACTACGAACGCCTCCTGAAGGAGGCGGCTCTGGCATTCGCCGAGCGCGGGGTGGACGCATCGCTGGACGACATCGCGAAGCGCGCGGGTGTCGGCTCGGGCACGCTCTACCGGCACTTCCCCACGCGACAGGACCTCCTCGAAGGGGTCTACGTCGACAGCATCGACGAACTCGCCGACCAGGCGGTCGAGTTCGGCGCGTCGGCCCGGGCGCCGGGCGAGGCGCTGGCCGACTGGCTGCAGAAGCTGGCGGAGCAGATGATCCACCTGCGTGGCCTCAAGACGCTGCTCGGTGCGGCGATGGCCGACGGCAGCACCCCGGTGATCTCGGACTGCAGCGGCCGGCTCATGGACGCGGCGGCCGACCTGCTCACGGCCGCGCAGAAGGCGGGTGCGGCGCGCGCCGACCTGGAGACCGCGGAGGTGCTGCGGCTGACCCACGCGGTGGCCACGGCGGCCGAGCTGGGTGCGGGCGGGACGCCCGATGTGCGCCGCTATCTGTCGCTGATGATCGAGGGGATCGGCGGCGGGGACCGGCGGACGATGTCCCTGTGAGCCGGGTCGGCCCGATGGGCTCGGAACCCGAGGAACTGCCCGGGGTCACGGCCGGGGCGGGGGAGGGGTCGGGGACGGTGGACGGGGCCGGATCGGAGGATGCGGGCCGGGTGGTGCTGTGCCGGATGTGCGGCAGGCCGCTGACGGGCCTGGCCTCACGGCGCACCGGTCTGGGCCCGGCCTGCGACGCGAAACTGCATCCGGCGGGTCCGGATATCCGGACCCGCAGGCACGGGGTCGATCAGGAGCCGATTCCCGGCCTGGACTTTCCCGGCCTGGACTGACGGCACTGGTCGATACGTCCGTCGTCCGCGTGTGCTTCTGGGTCTGCTTCTGGGGCTGCGTCGCTACGTCCGAGTGACCGGACGGCGACCGGCGGTCTAGGCCGCGGGCTCGATCCCGCCCTGTATCGCGGCGGCCCACTCCAGCAGCAGGATTTCGTAGTCCTCCGATGGCCACTCGGCGCCCGTCGTCTGGGCATCGACGAGCCTGCGGATGGCGTCGTTGGCCTGGGAGGCGGAAGGGGTGGTGGACATACGAACAAGGCTACGGCCTGCCACTGACAGTTAACCCTCATCTGCGCGTGGTATCGGTCACGTGTTCCGGGTAAGGGCGTGTTGTCCGTCACTCGTACCCGGCGGTAGGGCGTTCGACGGCCTTAACGCGCCTTTATGGGGACGGAGTTCGGGCCTGCGGGGTTGCCTCCCGGAGGTGCGACGCGGGTCACTCCGGACGCTGTGCGCGCACGCCGGCCGGGGTCTCGTGCGGCGCGTCGCGCGGCAGGGTTTCGAGCTTCGCGCGGCCGTCCCGGACCGCGTGGCCGAGTGCGAGGCTGCCGTCGACGACGGCGATACACGTGTCCGCGTCGAGGGTGAGCCGGATGTCGGGGCGCTCGGCGGGGCCGTCGCCGTAGAGCGGCTCACCGCCGTCGGTGCGGACGTGGAAGACGCCCTCGTCCATCCGGACCTCGACCACCCCGGCGCCGAGGTCCGCCAGGTGCCGGGCCAGCGGAATCGCGAACCAGTGCGCGCGCAGGGCGTCCGTCGGCCGCCGCTCGGCCAGTGCGGGAGTGCCCCAGTCGGCCAGCGCGGTGAGGACGGGCAGGAGCGTTGCCCCCCGCGGGGTGAGTTCGTACACGGACGCGGGTGCGGGCGGCGGTAGCCTGCGCCGGGTCGCCAGCCCCTCACGCTCCATGTCCTTGAGCCGTGAGGCGAGCACATCGGTGCTGACGCCCGGCAGGTCGGCGTGGAGGTCGGTGTAGCGGCGGGGGCCCGCCAGGAGTTCGCGGACGATCAGCAGGGTCCAGCGGTCTCCGACGGCGTCGAGCGCGCGGGCGGCGGCGCAGTACTGGTCGTAACTTCGGCGTGGCATGCACCGCAGTCTAGACAGAAAGTTGGACTTACCAAGCTGCTGCTTGGTAAAACCAAGTGAAGCAAGTGAGACCTGGGAGGGCCACGGCATGGAGTTCCGCCAGTCGAACAAATTGAGTGAGGTCTGCTACGAGATCCGGGGCCCGGTGATCGACCATGCCAACGCACTGGAGGAGGCCGGGCACAGCGTGCTGCGCATGAACACCGGCAACCCGGCGCTCTTCGGTTTCGAGGCGCCGGAGGAGATCGTCCAGGACATGATCAGGATGCTGCCCCAGGCGCACGGCTACACGGACTCGCGGGGCATCCTCTCGGCGCGGCGCGCCGTCGCCCAGCGCTATCAGGCGCTCGGGCTGCCCGACGTCACCGTCGATGACGTCTTCCTCGGCAACGGCGTCTCCGAACTCATCTCGATGGCGGTCCAGGCGCTCCTTGAGGACGGGGACGAGGTCCTCGTCCCGGCGCCCGACTTCCCGCTCTGGACGGCCGTCACCACGCTGGCCGGCGGGCGGGCTGTGCACTATCTGTGCGACGAGTCGGCGGACTGGTACCCGGACCTCGACGACATGGCGTCGAAGATCACCGACCGCACCAAGGCCGTGGTGATCATCAACCCCAACAACCCCACCGGAGCGGTGTATCCGCGCGAGATCGTCGAGGGCATCCTCGATCTCGCCCGCCGCCACGGCCTGATGGTCTTCGCCGACGAGATCTACGACCAGATCGTCTACGACGACGCCGTCCACCACTCGGCGGCCGCCCTCGCGCCCGACCTGGTCGTCCTCACCTTCAGCGGTCTGTCCAAGTCGTACCGGGTGGCCGGCTTCCGGTCCGGCTGGCTGGTCGTCACCGGGCCCAAGCAGCACGCGAAGAGCTATCTGGAGGGGCTGATGATGCTCGCCTCCATGCGGCTGTGTGCCAACGCCCCCGCCCAGTACGCCATCCAGGCCGCGCTGGGCGGCCGCCAGTCCATCAAGGATCTGACGGCGCCCGGCGGCCGCCTGCACGAGCAGCGCAACAGGGCGTGGGAGAAGCTCAACGAGATCCCGGGCGTCTCCTGTGTGAAGCCGAAGGGCGCGCTCTACGCGTTCCCCCGGCTCGACCCGAAGGTCCACCGGATCCATGACGACGAGAAGTTCGTCCTGGACCTGTTGCTCCGCGAGAAGATCCAGGTGGTGCAGGGCACCGGCTTCAACTGGCCGCGCCCCGACCACTTCCGGATCCTGACGCTGCCGCAGGCCGACGACCTGGACGCGGCGATCAGCCGTATCGGGCGCTTCCTGGCCGGATACCGCCAGTGACGCCGGGGCGGGGCCGCCACTTGTCCCCCGGGCCGCTCGCCGCAGTCGGTGCCCGGGGCCGCCGCCCCCGCCCCGCGTCCCGCGCCGTTACAGTGCCTGCCCCGCGGGTTTGACCATGCCCCGGACGGTGCGGGACTTGACGAAGTCGCCCACCGCCGTCATCTCCCACTCGCCCGAGAACTGCTTGATCAGCTTGGCCATCAGCACCCCGGTCCGCGGCTCGGTGCCGGTCAGGTCGAACCGGACCAGCTCCTCCCCGCTCGCCGCGTCGATCAGCCGGCAGTACGCCTTGCCCACCTCGGTGAACTTCTGGCCGGTGAAGGAGTTGACCGTGAACACGAGGGCGGACACCTCGGCGGGGATTCTGCCGAGGTCGACCACGATCACCTCGTCGTCACCCGCGCCCTCGCCGGTGAGGTTGTCGCCGGAGTGCTTGACCGCGCCGTCGAGGATCGCGAGCTTGCCGAAGTAGCAGCTGTCGATGTGGTTGCGCTGCGGGCCGAAGGCCATGACCGAGGCATCGAGGTCGATGTCCTTGCCACGGAAGGCGGGCTCCCACCCGAGGCCCATCTTCACCCGGGACAGCAGCGGCTTTCCGCCCTTGACCAGCGAGACCGTCTGGTTCTTCTGGAGGCTGACCCGGCCCTTGTCCAGGTTGATCCGCCCGGTGCCGGCGGGCGGGGCCGACGGCGCGGCGGGCGGGGCCGCCGGGGCCGCGACGGCCACCCGGGGGTCGGCCGGCGGCGTGGCCGGCACCGGTGGAGCCGCCAATGGGGCTGTTGCGGGGACGGGGGCCGGTGCGGCCACGGGGGCGGCAGGCTCCTCGACCGACACCCCGAAGTCCGTCGCGATCCCGGCCAGGCCGTTCGCGTACCCCTGGCCCACGGCGCGTACCTTCCACGCGCCGTTGCGCAGGTAGATCTCCACGATGACCAGCGCTGTCTCGGCGCCCAGCCGGGGCGGGGTGAAGGAGGCCAGGACGCTGCCGTCCTCGGTGGAGCGGACGGTGGCCGTCGGCTCGATGCCCTGGAACGTCTGGCCCGCCGCGTCCGGGCTCGCGGTGATCACGATCCTGTCGATGCCCGCGGGGACGGCGGCCGTGTCCACCACGATCGCGTCCGGCGCCGAGCCGCCGCCGGAGCGGTGGCTGACGCCGGGCCCCGACGGCTGGTTGTAGAAGATGAAGTCGTCGTCCGAGCGCACCTTGCCGTCGACGGTGAGCAGCAGGCCCGACACGTCGAGCCGCACCGGAGCTGCCACGTCCACCGCGACGCGGGAGATCGGAAGCGGGA comes from the Streptomyces sp. NBC_01471 genome and includes:
- the lepB gene encoding signal peptidase I, which encodes MGDVTVGTESGQESDASDARDPGHGRTTRSTQRSLWKELPLLVVIALVLALLIKTFLLQAFSIPSDSMQNTLQTGDRVLVDKLTPWFGAEPHRGEVVVFHDPDGWLGDEPVSKPNPVQKGLSFIGLMPSANERDLIKRVIGVGGDTVECKGTGPVKVNGKALKEPYVFAGNTPCSTDPQSQFKIKVPKNHLWVMGDHRQYSEDSRYHQDKKGGGSVPVKDVVGRAEVIAWPLNRLNNLPVPATFGQPGLSAAAASAPAAAGLMGAVPLVLWRRRRRAPEQTRRADAPGAS
- a CDS encoding endonuclease/exonuclease/phosphatase family protein, which codes for MRALPSFARTKPAAVTAVVSAALAAGLLAVTPASAGAAGVRIHDVQGSTRLSPLAGKAVAGVPGIVTGVRTSGSKGFWFQDPHPDADPATSEGVFVFTGSAPTVAVGDAVTVSGTVDEYIPGGAASGNQSVTEIGKPSVTVVSSGNPLPAATVINSRDVPGTFAPAGDKAAGGSINGLTLRPTKYALDRYESLEGMNVRIGTSRVTGATDSYGELWVTVKPDERPTPRGGTLYNGYSSQNTGRLMVQSLAPATAGSFPVANVGDSLTGTTEGPLDYNQFAGTYTVAARQLGTVKAGRTKPEVTRKQRKDELAVATYNVENLDPTDPQSKFDKLAAGIVDHLSSPDIVAVEEIQDNDGAKNDGVVASDVTVGKFIDAIVAAGGPHYAWRSIDPVDQADGGEPGGNIRQGYLYNPDRVGFTSRPGGTATNATGVTSQGGRAALTYSPGRVDPANPAWKDSRKPLAGEFTFQGRKVFLVANHFASKGGDQAIDSQYQPPARSSETARHEQAKAVNAFVKKIRSVQPDAEVVVLGDLNDFEFSDTAKILTGGKALSATAYSLPANERYSYVFEGNSQILDQILVSPSVRDYQLDIVHINAEFADQNSDHDPSVLRFRP
- a CDS encoding SDR family oxidoreductase, with protein sequence MKFSATNRRVLITGASRGLGRAIAHAFAANGDRVAVHYGTRQDDARHTLAALPGSGHVLVGGDLSDPAVAAEVAGLAADGLGGIDVLVNNAAVNDRHPLPGTPYEEWVAVWQQHVSVNLLATAHLSHLAGHRMIDAGNGGRIVNIGSRGAFRGEPDHPAYGATKAAVHALGQSLAVSLAPYGIGVASVAPGFFETERVADRLSGAEGEAIRAQSPFGRVASPEEIAAAVLWLASPAAEWSSGTVLDLNGASYLRT
- a CDS encoding CarD family transcriptional regulator, whose amino-acid sequence is MTKSAGSRRHLPSSPFNRPAQAAAPIEIFDVGDRVSHDQFGLGRVIGIEGDNDAVLIDFSGRQGRILSPYAKLTKL
- a CDS encoding TetR/AcrR family transcriptional regulator yields the protein MPKPMRADARRNYERLLKEAALAFAERGVDASLDDIAKRAGVGSGTLYRHFPTRQDLLEGVYVDSIDELADQAVEFGASARAPGEALADWLQKLAEQMIHLRGLKTLLGAAMADGSTPVISDCSGRLMDAAADLLTAAQKAGAARADLETAEVLRLTHAVATAAELGAGGTPDVRRYLSLMIEGIGGGDRRTMSL
- a CDS encoding DUF6011 domain-containing protein, which gives rise to MGSEPEELPGVTAGAGEGSGTVDGAGSEDAGRVVLCRMCGRPLTGLASRRTGLGPACDAKLHPAGPDIRTRRHGVDQEPIPGLDFPGLD
- a CDS encoding helix-turn-helix domain-containing protein; the protein is MPRRSYDQYCAAARALDAVGDRWTLLIVRELLAGPRRYTDLHADLPGVSTDVLASRLKDMEREGLATRRRLPPPAPASVYELTPRGATLLPVLTALADWGTPALAERRPTDALRAHWFAIPLARHLADLGAGVVEVRMDEGVFHVRTDGGEPLYGDGPAERPDIRLTLDADTCIAVVDGSLALGHAVRDGRAKLETLPRDAPHETPAGVRAQRPE
- a CDS encoding pyridoxal phosphate-dependent aminotransferase; amino-acid sequence: MEFRQSNKLSEVCYEIRGPVIDHANALEEAGHSVLRMNTGNPALFGFEAPEEIVQDMIRMLPQAHGYTDSRGILSARRAVAQRYQALGLPDVTVDDVFLGNGVSELISMAVQALLEDGDEVLVPAPDFPLWTAVTTLAGGRAVHYLCDESADWYPDLDDMASKITDRTKAVVIINPNNPTGAVYPREIVEGILDLARRHGLMVFADEIYDQIVYDDAVHHSAAALAPDLVVLTFSGLSKSYRVAGFRSGWLVVTGPKQHAKSYLEGLMMLASMRLCANAPAQYAIQAALGGRQSIKDLTAPGGRLHEQRNRAWEKLNEIPGVSCVKPKGALYAFPRLDPKVHRIHDDEKFVLDLLLREKIQVVQGTGFNWPRPDHFRILTLPQADDLDAAISRIGRFLAGYRQ
- a CDS encoding TerD family protein, translated to MTAMTPGSNIPLPISRVAVDVAAPVRLDVSGLLLTVDGKVRSDDDFIFYNQPSGPGVSHRSGGGSAPDAIVVDTAAVPAGIDRIVITASPDAAGQTFQGIEPTATVRSTEDGSVLASFTPPRLGAETALVIVEIYLRNGAWKVRAVGQGYANGLAGIATDFGVSVEEPAAPVAAPAPVPATAPLAAPPVPATPPADPRVAVAAPAAPPAAPSAPPAGTGRINLDKGRVSLQKNQTVSLVKGGKPLLSRVKMGLGWEPAFRGKDIDLDASVMAFGPQRNHIDSCYFGKLAILDGAVKHSGDNLTGEGAGDDEVIVVDLGRIPAEVSALVFTVNSFTGQKFTEVGKAYCRLIDAASGEELVRFDLTGTEPRTGVLMAKLIKQFSGEWEMTAVGDFVKSRTVRGMVKPAGQAL